From one Planktothrix agardhii NIES-204 genomic stretch:
- a CDS encoding hypothetical protein (conserved hypothetical protein), whose protein sequence is MIQTEFEFTLPKGYLDEQGDCHRQGVMRLSRAIDEIVPMRDPRVKSNPAYATVIILCRVITQLGTLEEISPMVIENLFASDLSYLQKFYRYINDLEEDQPDSPTPSPVYDQP, encoded by the coding sequence ATGATCCAAACTGAATTTGAGTTTACCCTACCCAAAGGATACCTAGATGAACAAGGCGACTGTCACCGTCAAGGTGTAATGCGACTATCCCGGGCTATTGATGAAATTGTTCCCATGCGTGATCCTAGAGTTAAATCAAATCCAGCCTATGCTACTGTAATTATTCTCTGTCGTGTTATTACTCAGTTAGGCACTTTAGAAGAAATTTCACCCATGGTAATTGAAAATCTATTTGCCTCCGATTTAAGCTATTTACAAAAGTTTTATCGCTACATCAATGACTTAGAGGAAGACCAACCCGACTCTCCCACCCCATCCCCAGTTTATGATCAACCCTGA
- a CDS encoding glutathione S-transferase domain protein, whose amino-acid sequence MGQLTLVIGSKNYSSWSLRPWFLLKQAGINFSEILIDLGNPNTYKQIRRYSPSGKVPVLLDGDLTVWESLAICEYIAENFIHDLWPQNLEARTYARCISYEMHAGFINLRQQMPMNCRTRYPREGMKPDVQNDIDRITAIWRECREKYGSHGEFLFGNFTIADAMFAPVISRFVTYDVKLGEVEQAYVEMIWSLPAMQQWIDAAYLEPEMMHF is encoded by the coding sequence ATGGGACAGTTAACTCTGGTGATTGGCAGTAAAAATTATTCTTCTTGGTCATTGCGTCCTTGGTTTCTTCTGAAGCAAGCCGGAATTAATTTTTCTGAAATTTTGATTGATTTAGGCAATCCCAACACCTACAAACAAATCCGGCGCTATTCTCCATCGGGGAAAGTTCCGGTATTATTAGATGGAGATTTAACGGTTTGGGAATCCTTAGCCATTTGTGAATATATTGCTGAAAATTTTATTCATGATTTATGGCCGCAAAACTTAGAAGCCAGGACTTATGCGCGTTGTATAAGTTATGAAATGCACGCCGGATTTATCAATTTAAGGCAACAAATGCCGATGAATTGTCGGACTCGTTACCCCAGAGAAGGTATGAAACCGGATGTACAAAATGATATTGATCGGATCACGGCAATTTGGCGGGAATGTCGAGAAAAATATGGCTCTCATGGTGAATTTTTATTCGGAAATTTTACGATTGCAGATGCGATGTTTGCCCCGGTTATTTCTCGATTTGTTACTTATGATGTCAAGTTAGGAGAAGTTGAACAAGCTTATGTTGAAATGATTTGGTCACTTCCAGCCATGCAACAATGGATTGATGCGGCTTATTTGGAACCGGAAATGATGCACTTTTGA
- the hisG gene encoding ATP phosphoribosyltransferase, which yields MITVALPKGALFIDTIRLLQAVGLDFSAFLDPSNRQLQIYDPTQTAKALLVRAQDVPVYVEYGQAQLGIVGYDVLREKKPQVASLVDLKFGKCRMSVAVKQSSPYQIPVELPPHSRVASKFVHCASEYFESLDLPVEIIPLYGSVELGPITGMSEAIVDLVSTGKTLQQNGLTEIEVLFESTAYLIAHPLSYRLNTGGLKDLITQIQAQLING from the coding sequence ATGATCACCGTAGCACTGCCTAAAGGCGCTTTATTCATAGATACAATTCGACTTCTGCAAGCCGTTGGACTTGATTTTAGTGCTTTTTTAGATCCCAGCAATCGACAACTGCAAATTTATGATCCCACCCAAACGGCCAAGGCATTATTAGTGCGGGCGCAAGATGTCCCGGTTTATGTGGAATATGGTCAAGCCCAGTTAGGTATTGTTGGTTATGATGTCCTGCGAGAGAAAAAGCCTCAAGTAGCTTCACTGGTTGATCTCAAGTTTGGAAAATGCCGGATGTCGGTTGCGGTTAAACAATCAAGTCCCTATCAAATTCCGGTAGAATTACCACCCCATAGTCGGGTCGCTTCCAAATTTGTCCACTGTGCCAGCGAGTATTTTGAGAGTTTGGATTTACCTGTAGAAATTATACCTCTCTACGGCTCCGTTGAATTGGGGCCGATTACGGGAATGTCTGAAGCCATTGTGGATTTAGTCTCTACGGGTAAAACATTACAGCAAAATGGATTAACGGAAATTGAGGTGTTATTTGAAAGTACGGCCTACTTAATTGCCCATCCCTTAAGTTATCGTTTAAATACGGGCGGACTGAAAGATTTAATTACTCAAATCCAAGCACAATTGATTAATGGTTAA
- a CDS encoding response regulator receiver modulated diguanylate cyclase/phosphodiesterase, translating to MRVIAEGVETKAEQEFLRDHGCDCLQGYWFSRPVEAQVFEQMLRANAQETTTKPYHL from the coding sequence ATGAGAGTGATTGCAGAAGGAGTAGAAACTAAAGCCGAACAAGAATTTTTGCGAGATCATGGTTGCGATTGTTTACAGGGATATTGGTTTAGTCGTCCCGTAGAAGCCCAGGTTTTTGAGCAAATGCTGAGGGCAAATGCTCAAGAAACAACGACTAAACCCTATCATCTTTAG
- a CDS encoding hypothetical protein (hypothetical protein L8106_16414) → MSNQRLGRFLGGLVLGSVVGTVVGLLVAPRSGKETRQLVKKSAEALPELAEDLSTNVQVQANRLSESALRNWDETLIRLKEAISAGLEASQQQQTLYNPEAQKPISESSKTTGER, encoded by the coding sequence ATGTCAAATCAACGCTTAGGACGGTTTTTAGGGGGTTTGGTTTTGGGGTCGGTGGTCGGTACGGTAGTCGGTTTATTGGTGGCTCCTCGTTCGGGGAAAGAAACCAGACAGTTAGTTAAAAAATCGGCCGAGGCTTTACCGGAACTCGCAGAAGATCTATCTACTAATGTTCAAGTGCAGGCTAATCGACTTTCGGAATCTGCATTACGCAATTGGGATGAAACCTTGATTCGTCTCAAAGAGGCGATTTCGGCTGGATTAGAAGCGAGTCAACAACAACAAACCCTCTATAATCCTGAAGCCCAAAAACCTATCTCTGAGTCCTCAAAAACCACAGGAGAACGCTAG
- a CDS encoding pentapeptide repeat-containing protein, protein MQKISSEELLALYSQGKRDFGAIDLSDSDLFEANLEEIGLAGSNLNRIYIPYSNLSYANLQKTQIQEAQLGDTQLYQVDLSESNLQGSTLFRCNLRHADLRGANLSYCNLQGADLSSANLMSADLRHTDLSNANLENAKLTNAQLAGCNLFRSKMANLSDANCDQTTIGPDGY, encoded by the coding sequence ATGCAGAAAATTAGTTCAGAGGAATTACTCGCTTTATACAGTCAGGGTAAACGGGACTTTGGCGCTATTGATTTAAGTGATTCAGATCTATTTGAAGCCAACCTGGAGGAAATTGGCTTGGCGGGTAGTAATTTAAACCGGATTTATATACCCTATTCCAACCTCAGCTACGCTAATTTACAGAAAACCCAAATTCAGGAGGCGCAACTGGGGGATACACAACTTTATCAAGTGGATTTATCCGAATCGAATTTACAAGGGAGTACCTTATTTCGATGCAACCTTCGCCATGCTGATTTAAGGGGTGCTAATTTAAGCTATTGTAATTTACAAGGGGCGGATTTATCGAGTGCTAATCTAATGTCAGCTGACCTCAGACATACGGATTTGAGTAATGCGAATTTGGAAAATGCCAAGTTAACAAATGCCCAATTAGCTGGATGTAATTTATTCCGATCCAAAATGGCAAATTTATCCGATGCAAACTGTGATCAAACCACCATCGGGCCGGATGGATATTAA
- a CDS encoding OmpA/MotB domain protein, with translation MTQSAKPRPKPSQPSPRRFRGFLFFGTMVFNLLLLGVGSSIAWLVGMAVAQVYPNSSSEVPLTQQLLNQFQHQGSQGIVPPPMVSPPAPQPIPAPSQRLTDPQRQQLRIQLQQLQGQLNTLIGRTAAVESQLGASRPTEPLEERLQILEQQLASAPPISGSGSNKPAPPPISATPERRQSSNTLVVTFPSDVLFDVGSTILRPGANVILDTIIADIKTYKGSAVRVMGHTDNQGSSQQNLDLSFSRAEAVMKYLSEAIGTEYHWAAIGYGANRPAVNNNSANNRQLNHRIEVAITP, from the coding sequence ATGACCCAATCTGCAAAGCCCCGCCCCAAACCTTCCCAGCCCTCCCCTCGCCGATTTCGAGGCTTCTTATTTTTTGGGACGATGGTGTTTAATCTCCTACTTTTGGGGGTGGGTTCCTCTATTGCTTGGTTGGTGGGAATGGCCGTGGCTCAGGTCTATCCGAATTCGAGTTCTGAGGTTCCGTTGACGCAGCAATTGCTCAATCAATTTCAGCATCAGGGTTCCCAGGGAATAGTCCCTCCGCCAATGGTTAGTCCTCCGGCTCCGCAACCGATTCCCGCACCCAGTCAACGGTTAACTGACCCCCAACGTCAACAACTGCGGATACAGTTACAGCAGTTACAGGGACAGTTAAATACCTTGATTGGACGGACGGCGGCCGTAGAAAGTCAATTGGGAGCCAGTCGTCCCACGGAACCCCTGGAGGAACGTTTACAAATTCTGGAACAGCAATTGGCTTCTGCACCCCCGATTTCAGGTTCAGGAAGTAATAAACCTGCTCCGCCACCTATTTCAGCCACGCCTGAACGTCGTCAAAGTTCTAATACCCTGGTGGTGACTTTTCCCAGTGATGTGTTGTTTGATGTGGGTAGTACAATTTTACGTCCCGGGGCTAACGTGATTTTAGATACGATTATTGCTGATATTAAAACCTATAAGGGTTCTGCTGTTAGGGTTATGGGTCATACGGATAATCAAGGCAGTTCTCAACAAAATTTAGATTTATCCTTTAGTCGCGCAGAAGCGGTGATGAAATATTTATCCGAGGCGATTGGTACAGAATACCACTGGGCCGCAATTGGATACGGGGCAAATCGTCCCGCAGTTAATAATAATTCTGCAAATAATCGACAACTAAACCATCGAATTGAAGTAGCCATTACCCCATAA
- the fmt gene encoding methionyl-tRNA formyltransferase: MKIIFFGTPEFAVPSLEILLADPEFEVLAVVTQPDKRRGRGSQLTPSPVKMLAQTHELSVWQPKRVKKDQNTLKLLREAQADVFVVVAYGQILSQEILEMPRLGCVNGHGSILPKYRGAAPIQWCLYHGETETGMTSMLMDAGMDTGPMLLKVVTPIGLLENATDLGQRLGQLGANLLVETLIKLDRGEIVAIPQDNTLATYAPLIKDDDYDLDWSKSAIALHNQIRAFHSNCITSFQEKPLKVCATVPLAPEYHPQFPPEYQNLLQQWPNLSQLSGQPGEVVALIKRFGLVIQTGEGLLLLTQVQLAGKRMQSAWDFVNGTRLAVGEILG, encoded by the coding sequence ATGAAAATCATTTTTTTTGGTACGCCTGAATTTGCCGTTCCGAGTTTAGAAATATTATTGGCCGACCCTGAATTTGAAGTTTTGGCGGTGGTGACTCAACCGGATAAACGCCGAGGTCGGGGAAGTCAATTAACCCCTTCTCCGGTGAAAATGTTGGCTCAAACCCATGAATTATCGGTTTGGCAACCCAAGCGGGTGAAAAAAGATCAAAACACCTTAAAACTGTTGCGAGAGGCTCAGGCGGATGTTTTTGTGGTGGTGGCCTATGGACAAATTTTGTCCCAGGAAATTCTGGAGATGCCTCGGTTGGGATGTGTGAATGGTCATGGCTCCATTCTCCCCAAATATCGGGGTGCGGCTCCGATTCAATGGTGTTTATATCACGGGGAAACTGAAACAGGAATGACCTCGATGTTGATGGATGCGGGGATGGATACCGGGCCGATGTTGTTAAAAGTAGTGACACCCATTGGACTATTAGAAAATGCCACGGATTTAGGACAAAGGTTAGGCCAATTGGGGGCGAATTTATTAGTAGAAACTTTAATTAAATTAGACCGAGGAGAAATTGTAGCTATTCCTCAAGATAATACTTTGGCGACCTATGCTCCCTTAATTAAAGATGACGATTATGATTTAGACTGGAGTAAATCTGCGATCGCTTTACATAACCAAATTCGAGCTTTTCACTCTAACTGTATAACATCATTTCAAGAAAAACCCTTAAAAGTTTGTGCTACTGTTCCTTTAGCACCGGAATATCATCCTCAATTTCCCCCGGAATACCAAAATTTGTTACAACAATGGCCAAATTTATCTCAACTTTCAGGACAACCCGGAGAGGTAGTTGCCCTGATTAAGCGTTTTGGGCTAGTAATACAAACAGGTGAGGGATTATTATTACTCACCCAAGTCCAATTGGCGGGTAAACGGATGCAGTCCGCTTGGGATTTTGTAAATGGAACCCGTCTGGCGGTGGGGGAAATTTTAGGGTAG
- a CDS encoding anti-sigma-factor antagonist/glycosyl transferase has translation MEMVGQVPEEKFQIILTGDIAYVRLPERLSILEAVSFKSTFQNVISLSPPPKKIILDFSQTIFIDSSGIGALISNLKTTKAKGIELVLKSVGSQVMAVFSLTSLDEVLTIEPPSADDKLKDKTRGEHSLPVTHPSVRSWLKRLIDITGAIVGLSISSVLAVPIIIAIRLDSPGPIFFGQVRCGWMGKRFRIWKFRSMCTNAEALKDKIPNQAKGAIFKNDNDPRITKVGQILRRTSLDELPQFWNVLTGEMSLVGTRPPTPDEVERYEVPQWQRLDVKPGMTGEWQVNGRSQVKNFEDIIRLDLKYQENWSLMYDMKLIVKTIMVVFNRNSGAM, from the coding sequence ATGGAGATGGTTGGTCAAGTCCCAGAAGAAAAATTTCAAATTATCCTAACAGGAGATATTGCCTATGTTCGTTTACCCGAACGATTGAGTATTTTAGAAGCGGTTTCTTTTAAAAGCACTTTTCAGAATGTTATTTCTCTTAGTCCTCCGCCTAAAAAAATTATTCTTGATTTTAGCCAAACTATATTTATTGATAGTAGTGGCATTGGGGCTCTGATTAGTAACCTGAAAACCACAAAAGCTAAGGGAATTGAGTTGGTTTTAAAATCCGTTGGTTCTCAGGTAATGGCGGTTTTTTCCCTGACGTCTCTTGACGAGGTATTAACCATTGAACCTCCTAGTGCGGACGATAAACTCAAGGATAAAACCAGAGGGGAACATAGTCTTCCCGTGACCCATCCTTCTGTGCGGTCTTGGCTGAAGCGATTAATTGATATAACGGGTGCTATTGTTGGTTTAAGTATTTCATCGGTATTAGCGGTTCCAATTATTATTGCGATTCGTTTAGATAGTCCGGGGCCAATTTTCTTTGGTCAGGTGCGTTGTGGTTGGATGGGAAAACGATTCCGTATTTGGAAGTTCCGGTCTATGTGTACCAATGCTGAAGCCTTAAAAGATAAAATTCCTAATCAAGCAAAAGGAGCGATTTTTAAGAATGATAATGACCCTAGAATTACAAAAGTAGGTCAGATTTTGCGGCGAACAAGTTTAGATGAGTTACCACAATTTTGGAATGTTTTAACCGGGGAAATGAGTTTAGTTGGAACCCGCCCACCGACACCTGATGAGGTAGAACGTTATGAAGTTCCTCAATGGCAACGATTAGATGTTAAACCAGGGATGACGGGGGAATGGCAGGTTAATGGTCGTTCTCAGGTTAAAAATTTTGAGGATATTATTCGTTTAGATTTAAAATATCAAGAAAATTGGAGTTTGATGTACGATATGAAGTTGATTGTTAAAACTATCATGGTTGTATTCAATAGAAATAGCGGTGCTATGTAG
- a CDS encoding adenine-specific methylase like protein: protein MTQQIKDIFNQRYNQDKWKQFLGKTFANAQLLSTPETLTGIDNHVAAQAQKLGYIILDENGIERQIGVYEVTLAPGIILERNRVGLRNLLRKYWQNIDAAFIAYHRPESANWRFTYVSELTGYDAEGEFIKIKTEPKRYTYLLGESESIRTAVERFERILKKGSKVTLDDVKEAFSVEKLSKTFFDEYKKHYDIFCQYMVSQPGISQTIFNGDEKAIRDFNKKLLGRIVFLYFIQKKGWLGVPKNETWGKGDHNFLTNQFKSFPHPELFYQDFLSVLFFDTLNTKRPNDLIELVAGKPCRIPFLNGGLFEEENKNHRNLIFTATLFKNLFNFFDQYNFTIYEDDPNDHTVAVDPEMLGHIFENLLEDNKDKGAYYTPKEIVHYMCQESLIEYLTTWFESHGYNIISYTSIGNPEQLELFPVNQGRQGQLELEIIVESESKQIDRILIEKLLKKNLDDQDQKLIKQYSAEFNQALDRVKICDPAIGSGAFPMGLLHEIFTAKQTLHIFEFGNTTNFNASGVKLNIIQNSIYGVDIERGAVDIARLRFWLSLIVDEPEPKALPNLDYKIVVGNSLVSKLGDDIIDIDWEMKGSKQGNIFVDVFKPEEILKQISQEQKEFFSPDSDKKKLSADIRNLKIDLLISQLELMVKSKGMETKPTSTGKTLTKQTEIYLQTIGWKNTITQLNKLKTKPELPLHFFDWKLDFPEVMNPYLFAGDKDSPEVVTTNKQINALNAQIDAINLHLSQHNINIHLCHLQANIVQSQIVIIKQQLLEIEIQQNSSMGFDIVIGNPPYVFARDSKSKGITQADKEYYPKHYQVTEYQLNLYPLFIEKGYNLLKNKGLLDYITPNNWLTISSNKNLRKFILDNSHIKIVNFYAKVFESADVDSSIILFEKSQQNKSIELFEYTDNFYSIFETKTNYFLQQKDYIINIEAFKNTESLSLLEKIELQSIQIKTIADVKAGLQAYERGKGNPPQTEEIKENRVYHSTTKINDDYIKYLDGKDVCRYYLGWSGEYLKYGDNLASPRKDFSLFSTPRILVRQIPSPLPYSINACFTQEIILNDRNSMNIINLQENPMLILGIFNSKLISYWFAHKFGKLQRGIFPQFKVNELATFPIPKNFGNYQQPVIKLVDEILKKKKKDVKADVSELEQKIDNLVYKLYELTYQEVKIIDPEFALTEQEYDAIKIEY, encoded by the coding sequence ATGACACAACAAATTAAAGATATATTCAACCAACGTTACAATCAAGATAAATGGAAACAATTTCTAGGCAAAACTTTTGCTAATGCTCAGTTATTATCAACTCCCGAAACTCTTACGGGTATTGATAATCATGTAGCTGCTCAGGCGCAAAAGTTAGGCTATATTATATTAGATGAAAATGGGATTGAGCGACAAATTGGGGTGTATGAAGTAACGCTGGCACCGGGTATTATTTTAGAACGTAATCGGGTAGGATTAAGAAATTTATTGCGTAAATATTGGCAAAATATTGATGCGGCTTTTATTGCTTATCATCGTCCAGAAAGTGCCAATTGGCGTTTTACTTATGTTTCGGAATTAACGGGCTATGATGCAGAAGGCGAATTTATAAAAATCAAAACTGAACCTAAACGCTACACCTATTTATTGGGTGAAAGTGAAAGCATAAGAACGGCCGTTGAACGGTTTGAACGTATTCTTAAAAAAGGGAGTAAAGTCACTTTAGATGATGTGAAAGAAGCTTTCTCAGTCGAGAAACTTTCTAAGACGTTTTTTGATGAATATAAAAAACATTATGATATTTTTTGTCAATATATGGTTTCACAACCAGGAATTAGTCAAACGATTTTTAATGGTGACGAAAAAGCTATCCGTGATTTTAATAAGAAATTATTAGGGCGGATTGTGTTTTTATATTTCATCCAGAAAAAAGGCTGGTTGGGTGTGCCAAAAAATGAAACTTGGGGAAAAGGTGATCATAACTTTTTAACTAATCAGTTTAAAAGTTTTCCCCATCCAGAACTTTTTTATCAAGATTTTTTATCAGTATTATTTTTTGATACCCTCAACACCAAACGCCCGAATGATTTAATTGAATTGGTAGCAGGTAAACCTTGCAGAATCCCTTTTTTGAATGGTGGTTTATTTGAAGAAGAAAATAAGAATCATCGTAACTTAATTTTTACTGCAACATTATTTAAAAATCTTTTTAACTTTTTTGATCAATATAATTTTACCATTTATGAAGATGATCCAAATGATCATACTGTGGCGGTTGACCCTGAAATGTTGGGACATATTTTTGAGAACTTACTAGAAGATAATAAAGATAAAGGCGCATATTATACGCCTAAAGAGATTGTCCATTATATGTGTCAGGAAAGTTTAATTGAATACTTAACTACTTGGTTTGAAAGCCATGGTTATAATATTATTAGTTATACCAGTATTGGGAATCCTGAACAACTGGAATTATTTCCTGTAAATCAAGGAAGACAAGGACAATTAGAGTTAGAAATTATAGTCGAATCTGAATCTAAACAAATAGACCGGATATTAATTGAGAAGTTGCTTAAAAAGAATTTAGATGATCAGGATCAGAAGTTAATAAAACAGTATTCTGCTGAATTTAATCAGGCTTTAGATAGGGTGAAAATTTGTGATCCGGCGATTGGTTCGGGGGCTTTTCCGATGGGTTTATTGCACGAAATATTTACGGCTAAACAAACACTGCATATTTTTGAATTTGGCAACACAACTAATTTTAATGCTTCGGGTGTGAAACTAAATATTATTCAAAATAGTATTTATGGTGTAGATATTGAACGGGGGGCGGTGGATATTGCTAGACTGCGTTTCTGGCTGAGTTTAATTGTAGATGAACCTGAACCGAAAGCTTTACCTAATCTGGATTATAAGATTGTGGTGGGTAATAGTTTGGTGAGTAAGTTGGGGGATGATATTATTGATATTGATTGGGAAATGAAAGGTAGTAAACAAGGAAATATTTTTGTTGATGTTTTCAAGCCTGAAGAAATATTAAAACAAATAAGTCAAGAACAAAAAGAGTTTTTTAGTCCTGATAGTGATAAGAAAAAACTATCTGCTGATATACGCAATCTAAAAATTGATTTGCTGATAAGCCAACTGGAGTTAATGGTTAAAAGTAAAGGTATGGAAACTAAACCGACTAGCACAGGTAAAACATTAACTAAGCAAACTGAAATATATTTACAAACTATTGGTTGGAAAAATACTATTACTCAATTAAATAAACTGAAAACTAAACCAGAGTTACCGCTTCATTTCTTTGATTGGAAATTAGATTTTCCAGAGGTGATGAATCCCTATTTATTTGCAGGAGATAAAGATAGTCCAGAAGTAGTCACTACTAATAAACAAATTAATGCTTTAAATGCTCAAATTGATGCTATTAATTTACATTTAAGTCAACATAATATTAATATTCATTTATGTCATTTACAGGCTAATATTGTTCAAAGTCAAATTGTAATTATTAAACAACAACTTTTAGAAATAGAGATACAACAAAATTCTTCTATGGGTTTTGATATTGTGATTGGAAATCCTCCTTATGTATTCGCTAGAGATAGCAAAAGTAAAGGGATAACTCAAGCTGATAAAGAATATTATCCAAAGCACTATCAAGTCACAGAATATCAACTTAATTTATATCCTTTGTTTATTGAGAAAGGGTACAATCTTTTGAAAAATAAAGGTTTACTTGATTATATAACACCGAATAACTGGCTAACTATTAGTAGTAATAAAAACTTAAGAAAATTTATTTTAGATAATTCTCATATAAAAATAGTCAACTTTTATGCTAAGGTTTTTGAAAGTGCTGATGTAGATAGTTCAATTATACTGTTTGAAAAATCTCAACAAAATAAATCTATTGAATTATTTGAATATACAGATAATTTTTATTCTATTTTTGAAACAAAAACTAATTATTTTTTACAGCAAAAAGATTATATTATTAATATTGAAGCTTTTAAGAATACTGAATCACTTAGTTTATTAGAAAAAATTGAATTACAATCAATTCAAATAAAAACAATTGCTGATGTTAAAGCAGGTTTACAAGCTTATGAAAGAGGAAAAGGGAACCCTCCACAAACAGAAGAAATCAAAGAAAATAGAGTTTATCATAGTACCACTAAAATCAATGATGATTATATTAAATATTTAGATGGTAAAGATGTTTGTCGTTATTATTTAGGCTGGAGTGGCGAATATTTAAAATATGGTGATAACTTAGCTTCTCCAAGAAAAGATTTTTCTTTATTTTCGACTCCTCGAATTTTAGTCAGACAAATACCTTCCCCTTTACCCTATTCTATCAATGCTTGTTTTACTCAAGAAATTATTTTAAATGATAGAAACTCAATGAATATTATTAATCTTCAAGAAAATCCGATGTTAATTTTAGGAATTTTCAACAGTAAATTAATATCTTATTGGTTTGCTCATAAGTTTGGTAAACTACAAAGAGGGATATTTCCTCAATTTAAAGTTAATGAGTTAGCTACTTTTCCTATTCCAAAAAACTTTGGTAATTATCAACAACCAGTAATAAAATTAGTAGATGAGATATTGAAAAAAAAGAAAAAAGATGTTAAGGCAGATGTATCAGAATTAGAACAAAAAATAGATAATTTAGTTTATAAACTTTACGAACTAACATATCAAGAAGTAAAAATAATAGACCCGGAATTTGCATTAACTGAACAAGAATATGACGCTATCAAAATTGAATATTAG